Genomic window (Victivallis lenta):
ATTTTCGGCGCGCGACAATGCAGGATACCGATGTCGTGCAGCATCGCGCCGGCGGCGACCAGCCGGGAGTCAAGTTCCGGCGCAGCCTGCGCGAGAATCGCCAGCGCCTTGTCCCGAACCTGCGCGCTGTGCTTCAGGAGCAGCCGGCGCAGCGGCGTCTCCTCCGGGTAAAAATACCGGATGATTTCCAGAGAATCAATATCCGTCATCATCGTTCATCTCCATTCCGCAATATTCCGATGCCGTCTCAATGCCCGGAGGCCTGATCGACGAACTCCGCCCGGGGATCGTCGTAGACCTCTTTCCTGAGGTTGCCGGTGATCCGGGCCGTCCCGAGCGCCGAGACCATGCCGTCGCTGACGTTGAGCGCCGTGCGCCCCATATCGATGAGCGGCTCGATCGCGATCAGCAGCCCCGCGATCCCCACCGGCAGTCCGAGGGCGGAGAGAACCATGATTCCGGCGAACGTCGCCCCTCCCCCGACGCCCGCGATGCCGATGGAGACCACGGTGATGGTCAGGACCATCACGAGAAAGAAGCCCGGCGTCATGGTCCGGCCCACGGTCGGCAGCACCATGACCACCAGCATCGCCGGATAGATCGCGGCGCATCCGTTCTGCCCGATGGAGACGCCGAGCGAGGCAGTCAGATTCGCGACCCCGCCGGAGACGCCCATCTTTTCGGTCAGGGTGCGGACCGTGAGCGGCAGGGTCCCGGCGCTGGTCCTGGAGGTGAAGGCGAAGGTCAGCGCCGTCAGCGCCTTCCGGCAATAGGTCAGCGGATTCAGCCCGAGCGCCGCGAGAAGGGCCGCGTGAACCGCAAACATGGCGAGAATCGCCGAATAGGAGGCCAGCACGAATTTCAGCAGTTTCAGAATGCCGGAGAAATCGCTCCCGGCGACCGTGCCGGTCATGAGCGAAAAGATGCCGTACGGCGTCAGCATGATGATCATCATGACGATCTCCACCACCAGGGTGTTGAGCGCATTCATCCATTCAGTGAACAGCTCGGCCTGCTCCGGCTCGTAAGTGCGCACGCCGATGACCGCGATCCCGACCAGACAGGCGATGAGGACGACGGAGAGCGTCGCATTCGCTCCCTGTCCGGTCATGGCGTAGAAGGGATTGGAGGGAATGATCTCCACAATGGTCCTCTCCAGCAGCCCCATGCCTCCCGCCGCCTCCTCCAGCGAATGCGCGGTGGCCGCTTCGGATTCCCCGATGGCGATGCCCTCCGCGGAGAGGCCGAAACCAATGGCCGCCGCCCCTCCGACGGTCGCGGCGACGGCGGCCGTCCCGAGCAGAAAGACCAGGGACCAGGCCGCAACCCGCCCCAGCTGCCGGCCCGACTTCTGGTTGATGATCGCGCAGACGATCGACACGAAGATCAGCGGAATGACCGCCATTTTCAGCAGACGCACATAGATCTCCCCGACGAGACCGATCCACCGCATGCTCTGCGCGACGGCCCCGGCATCGAACCGGTTCAGAAGCGCCCCGAACGCAATCGCGCCGCCCAGCGCCCCCAGCACCAGAATATTGAAGGAGACCTTTTTCCGCTGCAGGATGAAAAGGCCGGCCATGCACAAAACGAAAATGGCGATACTCAGAATAACCACAATCCCCCCTTGTCCGATCAAAAATGAATGCGGCCGAAGCCTTCCGGCCCGGCGGCTGAACTTCTCCCCGCATTTATTATAACTTTTCCCTTCCCGAATTGCAAGCCGCCCGGCCGACTTCGGGGAAATTTTCACGCTCCGCGCGAACGGCCGCCGGTTCCCGGCCGAAAATGCGCCCTGCGGGGTTGACCTCCGCCGTTTTCCGCTGTATTCTATAACAGGGAGAAAAATTTTCAGCTTCAGGAGGAGAAAATCATGAAGAACCACATCGGAATCGCGGAAAAATTAAACCGGGAATCAATCCTCCGTTCGGGGGGCGCCCTGCTGCGGAGCCGTCCGAACTGCCGGATCGGAATCGAACGCGAAAGCCTGCGCTGCACGGCCTGCGGCATGCTCTCCGAAGCGGTCCATCCGGCTTCGCTCGGCGGCAAGGACGACAATCCCTACATCACGACGGACTGGGCCGAGAGCCAGATCGAACTGATCACGCCGCCCTGCGAATCGCCCGCCGCCGCCCACCGTTTTCTGGAGATGCTGACCGACATCGTGCTGCGGGAGCTGGCCCCCCGGCAGGAGCTGCTCTGGCCGCTCTCCACGCCGTGCCGGCTTCCGGATGCCGAGCGCATCGCGTGCGCCCGCTTTGAAGAGGCTGCCGAAAACACGAGGCGCCGGAAGCTGCGGGAGAAGTATCCGGTCGAAATGCTGCTGCTCTCCGGCATCCACTGCAATTTCTCATTCACGGACGAATTTCTGCGCCGGATTGCGGACGGCGCGGACCGGAAAGCGGTTCGGGAAGCCGGTTATCTGAAGACCGCCCGCAACCTGCAGCGGCTGCTCTGGTTCGCCGTCGGGCTGCTCGGCGCGTCTCCGGCCGGAACGACCGGTATTTCGGTCCGCAACTCCTCCGCCGGCTACAAAAGCGCCTGCTCCGCACAACTGGACTACACCTCGGTTGCGGCCTACTGCGAAAGCGTGAACCGCTGCCTGGAAACCGGGCTGATCGCCGCCCCGAGCGAGCTGTATACGCCCGTCCGGCTGCGCTTCAGCGAAAAACCGACCGGAGGACCGGTCGAAATCAACCGGCTGGAGCTGCGCTTCATCGACCTGAACCCGTTTGAGAAGTGCGGCATCTCCGCGGCAGACCTCGAACTTCTCCGGCTGCTGCTTTTCCACTGCCTGCTGACCGGGGAATCCGAACTCGAACGGTTTTCGGAGGACTTCGAAACCGTCGCGGAGAACGGTTTCACCCCCGGACAGCGGGAGAAGGCGGCAGAACTCCTCAAGCAGCTCGGTGAAACGGCCCGGCTGCTCCACGTCGAAATCCCGGGAGCGCTGGAGGGGGCCGCCGGGCGGCTGCACTGCCCGGAGCACTCCTACGCAGAACGGATCCGGAAAGCCGGAACGCTCTCCCCGGAATGGCTCCGGCGCGCCGAAACCTACCGGGACGACGCGCTGGCGGAGGCGTGGCGGCTGCCGGGTTTCGACGAACTGGAGCTCTCCACGCAATGCATGATCCGGGAGGCCGTCAAGGGGGGCATCCATTTCGAGGTGATCAGCAGAGAGGACAACATCCTCCGGCTTCGGAAGGGGACGCGGCGGGAATATGTCGTCCAGGCGACCAGGACCTCGCTCGACACCTATGTGACGCCGCTGCTGATGAACAACAAGCTCGTCAGCAAAATGCTTCTGCGCGAACACGGAATCCATACGCCGGACGGCATCGAACTGAGGCCGGACGACGATCTTGCCGACCGCCTCCGGCCCTTCATCGGGAAACGGGCCGTCGTCAAGCCCGTATCGACCAATTACGGGATCGGCATATCCGTATTCGAGCATCCGGCGACAGAAGAACAGCTGCGGGAAGCGGTCCGGCTGGCGGCCGGCTTCGACCGTCATATTCTCGTCGAGGAGTTCTGCCCCGGCCGCGAATTCCGTTTTCTGGTCATTGCGGGAAAGACCTTCGCCGTCACCTTCCGCCGGGCGTGCCACGTCGTCGGCGACGGCGTTTCGACGATTCACGAGCTGATCGAACGGGCGAACCGTCACCCGTGGCGGGCGCCGGGGCATCACCGTCCGCTCGTCACGATCGTGGAGGACGAGGCGATGCGGCAGCATCTGGCGCTGCAGGCGCTCGATTTCGGGAGCGTGATCCCGGCCGGAGAGGACATTCCGCTGCGTCGCATTTCGAATATCAGCGCGGGCGGCGAAGCCTGCGACGCCACCGAACTGATGCCGGAGCGCTTCAAGCGGATCGCGGAACGGGCCGCCGCGGCGTTCGATGCGGTGATCTGCGGCGTGGACATCATCATCCCGGAGCCGCTCGGCCCCGGCTCCTCCTATGCGGTGATCGAAGCGAACTTCAATCCGGCGCTGCTGATCCACGAATTTCCGTTCGAAGGGAAATCCCGCCCGGCCGCCCGCCAGGTTCTGATCGCCCTCGGCCTGCTGGACGACTGATTCCACGGCATTTCCAACCGCAGCGGAAAAAGCCGCTCAAACCGTTTCGCCGCCCCGACAGCCCGGGACCGGCTTATCCGGCTCCGGGCGGTTCCGCCGGTATTCCGTCGGCGGCTGCCCGCAGAAGCGCCGGAACCGGGTGGAGAAATAGAACGGGTCCCCCATGCCGAGCTGGCGCGCGATCTCCGCAACCGGCAGCGACGTGCTCTGCAGCAGGAACTGCGCACGCCGCAGCAGCTGAAACTCCCGCCAGGCGCGCGGCGAAACTCCCGCGGCGCGCTTGAACGCCGCATAGAATTTCGTCCGCGACATGCCGCAGAGCGCAGCAGCCCGGTCCACGGACAGGCTTTCCGCCGGCCCCTGCAGCAGCAGACGCTGGGCGCGGGCGAGCCACTCCCCGTCGCCGCCGCTTTGCTTATGCCCGGCAAAACCGCGCATAAGCGTCTCTTCGAGCAGCGCGTAGGCCAGCCCGTGCCAGCCGGACGCCCGGCGGTGGTCGAGCTGCGACGCCTCAAGCAGCGCCGCCCTCCCCCGCCGGAAGTCCGCTCCCGCCAGCCGGCAGTGCCGCAGCCCCGGAGCCTCCTCCGGCCAATGCAGCTCCGCCGTCAGATGCGGACGCATGAGAAAATGAAACCAGATGAGATCCCAGCCCGGCTCCGACCGGAAAAGATGCGGATGCTCCGGCGCGATGAGAGTCATCTCCCCCGGTTCCGACTCAAAGCGACGCTCTCCGAGGACGATCGCCCCGCGCCCGCCGAGAGTCAGAATCAGACTCCAGTCGTGCAGCCAGTGGCTCCGCCATTCGCAGAAGCCGTTCTCAATAACGCGCGTCCGGCCGGAGAAGAAATCCGCATCCTGGCTCGGACCGAGTGTCACCTGTGCCATTTTTGAACAAAATTAAAGGTTTCCGGAACAAAGTCCCATTGGGTTTCCGCTTGTTTCATGCCATAATATACGCAGGATACACCGAAAAAGCAAACCATTTCTCAGGGAGGAAACAGGACAATGTTCGGACAGACAACCCCGTCGGAAGAGAAGATCAACATCGAAGAGTTCCGGGACAAGATGCTCGGCTGCTGGACCGGCAAGAACATCGGAGGCACCCTCGGCGCCCCGATGGAGGGAAAGCGGGAGATGACCGACGTGTCGTTCTACGTACAGGAGCTCGGCGGAAATCCCGCCCCGAACGACGACCTCGATCTTCAGCTGGTCTGGCTGCTCGCGGTCGAACAGCGCGGCGCCTACCGCCTGAACGAACGCATGCTCGGAGAATACTGGATGCGCTACATCTCCGGCCCGTGGAACGAGTACGGCACGGCCAAGGGAAACATCGTCAACGGACTCTATCCGCCGCTCTCCGGCTTCTGCAACAATGAAAAATGGAAGAACAGCAACGGCGCGTGGATTCGTTCGGAAGTCTGGGCGTGCCTTTTCCCCGGCGCGCCGGACGAGGTCATGCGCTTCGCCTGGCTCGACTCCTGCGTCGACCACTGCGGGGACGGGATTTACGCGGAGATCTTCACCGCCGTGCTCGAATCCGCCGCCTTCGTCGAGAGCGACGTACGCAAGCTCATCGACATCGCGCTCGCGCGGATTCCCGCCGATTGCCGCGTGGCCCGCAGCGTGAAGCTCGCAATCGAATGTCATGACTCCGGAATCGACTGGCGCACCGCGCGGAACCGCATTGTCGAAGAGAGCGCGGACCTCGGCTGGTTCCAGGCCCCCGCGAACCTCGGCTTCGTCGTGCTCGGGCTGCTCTACGGCGAAGGCGATTTCGGCCGCAGCATCTGCATCTCCGTCAACTGCGGAGACGACACCGACTGCACGGGCGCGACCGCCGGCGCGGTGCTCGGAATCATCAGCGGAAGAAAGAACCTGCCGCAGAAGTGGATCGACCCGATCGGCAACGCGATCAGAACCGTCGCGGTCCAGAACTATCAGCTCTATGTTCCGGCCACGCTTGAGGAGCTGACCGACCGGGTGATTCACGCGAAAGTCCAGGTCGAGCGCGAAAACCCGACGCTGCCGCGCCTCACCACCGGTCCGACCCGGATCTCCGAAGCCTTCCGCGAACGTTTCGGGAAGGCCGGTGAAGCGGCGGAACGGGTGCTGGCGCGTTCGAGCAGGGCGCTCGGCTTCGACCTGCCGTGGGGACTCCTGACCGTCGAATACGGCACGAGCCCCGTCACGGCGCCGGGCGAAACGCAGCGCCTCACGATCTCGATTACGGAGTGCCCGCATGACAACCGGCTCGCCTGCTTCAACTGGCAGCTGCCGGAGGGGTGGACGATGAATCCCGGTCCCTCGCAGGCGCTCCAGTGCAAGCAGCGGATGACCGCGTTCCTCGCGGTCGAAATCACGCCGGGGGAGTTCAGCGACTCCGTGGTTTACCTCCCGGTCCGCCTGCGGCTGTCGGACCGGAGATCCCCGCTCTGGCTGGCCGTCCCCTTCCAGCTGCGCGGCGCGGTCGGCCAGGAGGACCTCGTGTACAGCGAATGGTATAAGGACGACGAAGACCGGCTCTTCGCCCGCCGTGCCGAAAAACTGTTTTTGAAGTGAGGTACGGCCGGATGAAATGGAAAAACAAATGCGGTGCGGACGGACTGAACGCCTGTACGAAAGTCGGAATGCTGTTAGCGGCGGTCTGCCTGATAGCCGGCTTGTGTCATGCGGAGGAAGGAAAGATATTTCCGATTGCCGGCGCGCCGGATCTCGAAAAGCTTGACTGGAAAGCCTCGGACGAATATTGCCGGGTTGAGATGCGGAACGGCAGGAAATTCCTTGTGATTGATGTTCCGCAGGGAAAGGAAAAGGGATCGCACTGGTTCCGCGCGGCCTTCGACCCGGCTCCGCTTCGCGGAAAAAACGTTACTTTTCTATTCCGGTATCGGACGCAAAATGTTTCCACACCGCCGAAGAAATATTACGGCAGCAAATTTATGGTCAGTTACCGCGACGCTTCCTCGGGAGAGAAATTATGGCCGGACGCCGGACTGCAGGAGGGAAATGTCTCGTGGTGCGATGGAGCTTTGCAAGTGACCTTCCGCCCCGGAGCGGCCGATGCCGAAGTCATGCTCGGCTTGCAGGAAGTCTCGGGAAGAATCGAATTCGAATTCGATTCATTGAGGAGCGGTTCCGTATTCAGCCCCGCAGCCCGGATCAATTTGGACTATAAAGTCAAATATCCGCAGAAAACGGAAAAGCATTCCCGGCTGCGCGGCATGATGTCTCCGGCCGGCCCGATGACAGAAGAAATGTTCCGTACCTTGAAACAGTGGAACGTCAATCTGGTTCGCATGCAAATCATGCGCAACTGGAACAAACTCAATACGGAACTTGACCTCGATGAGTATTACCGCTGGCTGGACAAGCGGCTCGATGAAATCGAGAATGCGACCAGACTTGCGGAAAAATACGGCATCCGGCTTATCATCGATCTGCATTCTCCTCC
Coding sequences:
- the gshAB gene encoding bifunctional glutamate--cysteine ligase GshA/glutathione synthetase GshB; translation: MKNHIGIAEKLNRESILRSGGALLRSRPNCRIGIERESLRCTACGMLSEAVHPASLGGKDDNPYITTDWAESQIELITPPCESPAAAHRFLEMLTDIVLRELAPRQELLWPLSTPCRLPDAERIACARFEEAAENTRRRKLREKYPVEMLLLSGIHCNFSFTDEFLRRIADGADRKAVREAGYLKTARNLQRLLWFAVGLLGASPAGTTGISVRNSSAGYKSACSAQLDYTSVAAYCESVNRCLETGLIAAPSELYTPVRLRFSEKPTGGPVEINRLELRFIDLNPFEKCGISAADLELLRLLLFHCLLTGESELERFSEDFETVAENGFTPGQREKAAELLKQLGETARLLHVEIPGALEGAAGRLHCPEHSYAERIRKAGTLSPEWLRRAETYRDDALAEAWRLPGFDELELSTQCMIREAVKGGIHFEVISREDNILRLRKGTRREYVVQATRTSLDTYVTPLLMNNKLVSKMLLREHGIHTPDGIELRPDDDLADRLRPFIGKRAVVKPVSTNYGIGISVFEHPATEEQLREAVRLAAGFDRHILVEEFCPGREFRFLVIAGKTFAVTFRRACHVVGDGVSTIHELIERANRHPWRAPGHHRPLVTIVEDEAMRQHLALQALDFGSVIPAGEDIPLRRISNISAGGEACDATELMPERFKRIAERAAAAFDAVICGVDIIIPEPLGPGSSYAVIEANFNPALLIHEFPFEGKSRPAARQVLIALGLLDD
- a CDS encoding cation:dicarboxylate symporter family transporter: MVILSIAIFVLCMAGLFILQRKKVSFNILVLGALGGAIAFGALLNRFDAGAVAQSMRWIGLVGEIYVRLLKMAVIPLIFVSIVCAIINQKSGRQLGRVAAWSLVFLLGTAAVAATVGGAAAIGFGLSAEGIAIGESEAATAHSLEEAAGGMGLLERTIVEIIPSNPFYAMTGQGANATLSVVLIACLVGIAVIGVRTYEPEQAELFTEWMNALNTLVVEIVMMIIMLTPYGIFSLMTGTVAGSDFSGILKLLKFVLASYSAILAMFAVHAALLAALGLNPLTYCRKALTALTFAFTSRTSAGTLPLTVRTLTEKMGVSGGVANLTASLGVSIGQNGCAAIYPAMLVVMVLPTVGRTMTPGFFLVMVLTITVVSIGIAGVGGGATFAGIMVLSALGLPVGIAGLLIAIEPLIDMGRTALNVSDGMVSALGTARITGNLRKEVYDDPRAEFVDQASGH
- a CDS encoding ADP-ribosylglycohydrolase family protein, yielding MFGQTTPSEEKINIEEFRDKMLGCWTGKNIGGTLGAPMEGKREMTDVSFYVQELGGNPAPNDDLDLQLVWLLAVEQRGAYRLNERMLGEYWMRYISGPWNEYGTAKGNIVNGLYPPLSGFCNNEKWKNSNGAWIRSEVWACLFPGAPDEVMRFAWLDSCVDHCGDGIYAEIFTAVLESAAFVESDVRKLIDIALARIPADCRVARSVKLAIECHDSGIDWRTARNRIVEESADLGWFQAPANLGFVVLGLLYGEGDFGRSICISVNCGDDTDCTGATAGAVLGIISGRKNLPQKWIDPIGNAIRTVAVQNYQLYVPATLEELTDRVIHAKVQVERENPTLPRLTTGPTRISEAFRERFGKAGEAAERVLARSSRALGFDLPWGLLTVEYGTSPVTAPGETQRLTISITECPHDNRLACFNWQLPEGWTMNPGPSQALQCKQRMTAFLAVEITPGEFSDSVVYLPVRLRLSDRRSPLWLAVPFQLRGAVGQEDLVYSEWYKDDEDRLFARRAEKLFLK
- a CDS encoding glycoside hydrolase family 5 protein; amino-acid sequence: MKWKNKCGADGLNACTKVGMLLAAVCLIAGLCHAEEGKIFPIAGAPDLEKLDWKASDEYCRVEMRNGRKFLVIDVPQGKEKGSHWFRAAFDPAPLRGKNVTFLFRYRTQNVSTPPKKYYGSKFMVSYRDASSGEKLWPDAGLQEGNVSWCDGALQVTFRPGAADAEVMLGLQEVSGRIEFEFDSLRSGSVFSPAARINLDYKVKYPQKTEKHSRLRGMMSPAGPMTEEMFRTLKQWNVNLVRMQIMRNWNKLNTELDLDEYYRWLDKRLDEIENATRLAEKYGIRLIIDLHSPPGGKSSLNHMRMFCEKKYADAFLDCWRRIAARFKGNPAIYAYNLLNEPVQAVPAPYDYWNLQRMAAAAVREIDPDTAIMIESNEASRPRAFAYLSPLRMDNIIYQVHMYMPLTYTHQRIRTAGPKIGYPGMIDGEMWNKEKIRETLQPVRDFQLRHNARIYVGEFSAVAWAPGADRYLQDCIDIFEEYGWEWSYHAFREWNGWSVEHEGTGPDNIRPAKNTRRREVLLKAFRKNNK
- a CDS encoding helix-turn-helix domain-containing protein, with product MAQVTLGPSQDADFFSGRTRVIENGFCEWRSHWLHDWSLILTLGGRGAIVLGERRFESEPGEMTLIAPEHPHLFRSEPGWDLIWFHFLMRPHLTAELHWPEEAPGLRHCRLAGADFRRGRAALLEASQLDHRRASGWHGLAYALLEETLMRGFAGHKQSGGDGEWLARAQRLLLQGPAESLSVDRAAALCGMSRTKFYAAFKRAAGVSPRAWREFQLLRRAQFLLQSTSLPVAEIARQLGMGDPFYFSTRFRRFCGQPPTEYRRNRPEPDKPVPGCRGGETV